The DNA window CGCCGGAAGGGTTGCACCGTGACGGTGTGGACTACATCGTCAGCATGCTGGTGCAGCGCAACAACGTCAAGGGCGGGGAGACCACCGTCACCGACAACCAGGGACAGGTGTTGTGGCAGCGCACGCTGCAACGGCCGCTTGACATCATGATCGGCCAGGATGCGCAAACCAAGCATTCGGTTACGCCGGTGTTACCGGCTGAGACGGGCGTCGAGGCATGGCGGGACGTGCTGGTGGTCGCCTTTTCAAAGGTTGCACCATGACAGCGTCAACACCCAATGCCAGTGCGAAGGCGGTCGGCACACGCTTCGGCTCTCGCTCGCCTTTCGGAACGATCGAGTTGCTCTTGCTCCTGGTCGCGATCGTGTGGGGGGGCAGCTACAGCGCGACCAAGGTCGCGACCGAGCAAGTGCCGGTGCTGCAATTCCTCGTGTTGCGGTTTGGTCTCACGTTCTTGTTGCTCTTGCCGGCTCTGCGCGGGCTTGCCGTCGCGTCATGGCCAGGAGCACTTGCGGGGGCCTCGCTGCTTGGCGCCAACCTCCTGGCCGTGTTCGTTTGTGAAACCTTCGGGGTGTCACTCACAACGGCTTCCAACGCCGCGTTCCTCATCAGCTTGTGCGTCGTGTTTACGCCGCTGTGCGAATGGTGGCTGCTGGGCGACCGGCCGGACGGATCTGTCTTCGCCGCTTCAGGGGTCTCACTGTTGGGCGCGGTCTTGCTTGCTTACCAGCAGCACGGCGGACACGTTTCACCGCTTGCCATTGGCGACGCGCTGATGGTGGCAGCTGCCTTTCTGCGCGGGGTCATGGTGACTCTGACCCGCCGCCATGGTCGGCGCTACCGCCTCCCGGCGCTGACCATGACTGCAATACAGATGGGCGTGATGACCCTTGGGTCGGCACTCCTGATGCTCTTGGTACCCGGTCCCGACTGGGCTCCATTTCCTTCTAGTGGATCATTTTGGGGTGCGACGGCGTTTTTGGTGATCGCGTGCACCCTTCTGGCGTTCTTTGTCCAGAACTACGCGGCCTCGCGCACTAGTCCATCTCGAGTGGCGTTGCTCATGGGGAGTGAGCCCCTTTGGGGAGCTTTGATTGCCGTGATCTGGTTGGGTGAGCGCTTAACGCTAATCGGCTGGGCGGGCGGATTGCTCATCGTGGTTTCCGCTTGGTGGGTGACGCGGCCGAAGGGTTGAAACCAAACGGTTTGTAGCTTGAGGTCCAGTTCAAGTTTGAGCCCCACAATTGGACGTAGTTCAGGATGCTCATTTATGCAGAGTGGTAGCGCTCGCCTGGCGCTGAGCGAGTATGGGGGCGGCGCGGCATCGAACGCCATCGCTATTATCAATTCACGGCCCTCACCACACTTACCCCCATCAACCGCGCCCAAGCCCGCGTGCTCGCGTCCTGAATCCCCGGCGCTGCGCTCCCAGGTGCAGCCCACCACGCATTGGACTGCGCCAGAATCACCGTTGGCCGCTGCCACAGCGCCTCAAGCCACGTCCACGGCTGTACTTGCTCCACGCAAATCGCGGTCCACACACGCTCTCCGTCAAGATCGAACACCCGCTGCCACCAGGCCGGGCGCAAGGTGCGCGGATTCCACGGCTGCCAGTCGCCGCCCAGCAGCAGGCCTGCAGCCTGTGCGATGGGAACCGGATCAGCGTATCCATGTTCGACCCGCACCAGGGCATCGCGCGCACCCATCTGCGCCCCGAGC is part of the Thiomonas sp. X19 genome and encodes:
- a CDS encoding DMT family transporter, which translates into the protein MTASTPNASAKAVGTRFGSRSPFGTIELLLLLVAIVWGGSYSATKVATEQVPVLQFLVLRFGLTFLLLLPALRGLAVASWPGALAGASLLGANLLAVFVCETFGVSLTTASNAAFLISLCVVFTPLCEWWLLGDRPDGSVFAASGVSLLGAVLLAYQQHGGHVSPLAIGDALMVAAAFLRGVMVTLTRRHGRRYRLPALTMTAIQMGVMTLGSALLMLLVPGPDWAPFPSSGSFWGATAFLVIACTLLAFFVQNYAASRTSPSRVALLMGSEPLWGALIAVIWLGERLTLIGWAGGLLIVVSAWWVTRPKG